Genomic window (Neodiprion lecontei isolate iyNeoLeco1 chromosome 7, iyNeoLeco1.1, whole genome shotgun sequence):
GACGGCGACCCGGAAGGAActacaaattacaaatattgACCCACATCCGGTGTTCAAGTGTAGGCAACGATTCCGCCACCACAGCTGCGCATCCGTAGATCCGATGAAAATGATTACGCACAGTCTCTTCGTGAAAACCTCCTGCATTTCAGGAATATATTTCTATGGCgtcgaaagagaaaaaaaagcagtTTTTCATAGTAAATGATCCTAATTCTTGCCTGGTTTCTTTCGTCCGGCATGACGTTATCCTGACGTGACGCGATATTGGCGTCATAAATAATGCAACAGCTTTCAAAATATGATTTCCATTAATATAAACGGTCTATAGTCGAGGCTTAGCCTCGATCCGAATTCATGTCCTTGACTCTTTATGCTCGCTGTATAAAATGCCTGGTGCAGACTTCTTTGACGGATGTAGGCGGTGGTTTTGAGCCACTTAAAAATTGGAACTAGAGGCAACCCCTTAGGTGAAAGCAGAACATGAAAAAAAGCTACAACTACCTAACGATGAAACGTGTTTCCTCTTCTTTCAGAATAGTGAGGTATTAAAAATCCCCTTGATGTGTTGAGGATGCGCCGTGACTTTTGCAGCGGGGGAAATGCCTGCGCCGTTGTGTGGGTGTTGATATTAACCTTCCAGATCTTCGCCTTGTTTTCATCGCATTCCGTTACAGCCGGTGAGTAGAATATTTCAGGTTTGTCGATCGTCCAAAGAATCCAAAAAACATTCATTATACGTCTGGAAGTTTGTAATACAGTCATGGTATTAActgtgtgtataataaattgaataaattttgatatctCTCGACAACAGCTTATTACAAAAGAATcatcaatatttatacaacgtccctgtaacaataaataattaataattcatcGACGATTGTTCAATCCCATTTCAATATAAGTGTATGTTGAAATAACGAATATCCCGTGATTCGAATTCAAGATTTTCATCGCGACGCAACAATCGCGTTACGTGTTATGATATGCTATAGCACACATGCTTATAGTTATGCACGCCGTTCTAAATTTCTAAACCGACGTTGCATAAGCCGCAATTGCATCTGAATTTCCGGAAGAATTCCTAAAagtaaacgaaaaatgaaaaaaaacaaccgatGAGCAATAACATCATACCGTAACGATGagcaataataacaataattacggTGTTAGAAAACGGagactttctttctttctgcaTACACGTAAATGTGACATATACACACGAACATGATTGACACGTCTGCAAAACTATACTATATCGTGAACGCGAAAGTTTCGCGGTGTTAGcgaattcgaaaaatctaAACTCCAGAAGTTTCAATTCGTGTTCACGTACGATTCGAGGCTACAATAAGGAAATACCTCGTGCCATATAACTAAAGAGCGACAATGATCGTTTCGGTGATTAACTCATGTTGTTTCACTTCGATGGCTCGGTATTTCTATTATAAACAACGATTTAAATTCCAAACAATGAACACAATCGCCGCTCCCTGATCTATTGTCCAATTAATTTCATAGCACGTAACGGTTCGTATTGAGGATCCGTTATCTTCCGCGTCGATTGTCCGGTATTACATAGATATAACAATTGTCCGTtccacaaaaaaaatataatcaagaTTTATCTTGCGTTCAAATCGTTCCCCATGTATGgaaaacgaacgaaaaaatGTTGGTGGAATTTTACTACTAcagagtaaaaattaaaaaaaaaaaaacagaaagaacGACTATCGAATTATGCACGGGGTATGATTTGAGTGACAAAAGAAACGACAACTTTTTATGCACCTATTTTAACATCAAACGCTTTGACGTGTGATAAGAATCTGATTTTCAACGTACAAGACCTGGTATGCGTATTTTATACAGTATCATCTCACAGATCCAATTTACCGTTTTCGCAGAGCACTCAGCGCTCCACGTGACGGGACGATGTCCGACGCTATTGGAGCAGAATATTTGCCCGGCGAGAGCTGCAGCCTGTAAAAGCGATCCGGAGTGTGCAGCTTCTGAAGAAAGATGCTGCGATACGGCCTGCGGGAAACGATGCGTCTCGGCGGAGCTGACCGGGTGCCAGCAGGTGGCTCTGGCCGCGACGAGAAGGTCAAGGGCGCTGCGCCCTGGCTCGCCGCCGCAGTTCATTCCGAAGTGCAACAACGTGACCGGggattttgaagaaattcaatgcGAGGGAACGGGGAAGTCCTGCTGGTGCGTCGACAATGTCGGTGGGGAAATTCCCGGCACCAGAGCTCCCGCCAAGCAGCTGGTAAATTGCAGGAGTCCAAAACCATGCCCGGCTCACAGCTGTCGGATGCTCTGCCCGCTTGGATTCGAGGTAATAACACAGTTCTGCAACAAGAAAAACTGCACAggttttttacattatttcttACAGATTTGCACTCATTGAAACCGgggaaaaatactcaaaaatgccagttatttaatttgattGGTACTTCTGTTATTCAAAAGTATAACGTATAGATCGCAAAGGGGATAACCTGTTCAAGGATACTGGCTCCAATTTGAAGTAAATCGGTTTAGCCGTTTTTCAGCCATCCTAAAATTTACCCGCTTCTCAATCGATAACCCCTTAAAAAAGAAGCGTGGACAAGTGTCCTTATTAATggtggaaatttcaaatttgaatgtaTTTCGGGATGTTACTTCGCTTCGACTGAAATACATGTTTTTATAGCTTTCATTGGGCACTTCTCACCTCTCATGACAACGTTTTTGCGCAGGTTGACACACGGACGGGTTGCCAGAGATGCGAGTGTAGAGACCCGTGCCGTGGAGTTACCTGTCCGGGTCCGAACCAGGCCTGCGAGTTGGTCGACGCGCCCTGCGCGACTCCGCCATGTCCACCGATCCCGAGTTGCCGCAGAGCGAAATCTCTGTCATCAGTTTGTCCAGCGGGTGAGCCGCTGCAGATAACCGACTCTCCGCGGCCGTTCCTCTGCGGGAATACGCCGGGTAAGCCGAGCTGTCCACCACTCTACAGATGCCTCGTCGAACCCAATCAGGAGTACGGAGTCTGTTGTCCCTCCAGCGTGAGCCTCAAACGGCCGGGATTCTGTCCTGCCAAGGAAGCCCTCATCTGCGGAGCCTTTTGTCAACACGATCTGGAGTGCCCGACGCCCCAGAAGTGCTGCAATAGCAAACGCTGCGGCGGTGGTCATTGCGTCGCTCCTCAAGGGCTCAGCGCCTGCAATCAACATAGAGTATTAGCCGAGCTTTTGAGCATTTCAGAGCGCCAAGGACGCGGCTACATTCCGCAGTGCGACGAAGGTGCGTTGCTTTAACCGATTTCTAGAGCACATGGTTACAAAGGTGTGACGGGACGTGTATTCCcaaccaaaagtgagtctcggTGATCTTATCAACTTGGTTacgattgattttttaaaaatttctatcttATCGCGAAGTGTTCAATATTCTCAccgagactcacttttggttgGGAATACACGTCCCGTAACACCTTATTGTTagcaaaattgattttcagaCGTCTTAAGGCGAGAAGACAGCCCTGGTTTTGCATACAACACATAAGTTTGATCACAGTTTTTCATTTGCTCATGCTCCAGGTGGAGATTTCAAATCTAAACAGTGCTCTCGCAACGGTTTGGTGTGCTGGTGCGTCGACCCGGCAGGCCGAAAGCTGTCAGGCTCGATGGGTCCGGCGGAGAAAGTGGATTGCAGAGCTTTGCCGAAGGCCAGATCGTTACCGGCGATGTGTGCGCCCCAGCAATGCGCCCAGGTTTGCCAGTATGGTTTTAAAAGCGACCCAACCGGGTGCCCGACTTGCGAATGTGACAACGCGTGCGAGGGGTAAGAATAGCAATTGATTTACTCTTCTAATAAACATTTACAACGGTTCCATGAAGTAAAAACACAACCTTTTCTTCCACGCAGATACCCTTGTCCCTCGGGACAGAGTTGTGTGCTCGTTCGGGAAGCGGGCTGCCCGGATTTCCTCTGTCCAACGAAGCCGGAATGCAAACCTAAGAAGTCTTACGCCAGTCCTTGCACCACCGGTGCTCCGGTAACCGACGACGAAGGAAACGCAGTAACTTGTGCCGCAGATTCGGAGTGCCCAAGCAACCACAGGTGCTCCAGTGTTCCTGAAGCCGATCAATCAGTTTGCTGCCCGGTTTCGCACTCCCGGTTGAGACCGCCGACAAGTAAGCGTGCATCAGTTTTTACCTGTTGAACATCTTTTAGcctttttttgtattattcaaATAGTTATGGAACGCGGCATGATTATGCAGATGATTAAAACGAAAAGTGGTCTAggtattttatgaaatttttttttccagtgtGCGAATACCTGAGAGATTTTTCGGAGCGGATGGAGGGAACGCGGGATGGAATGGCACTGGCCTTGGCGGCACCAGAGTGCGAGGAGGACGGTAGCTACAAGTCGTTACAATGCAGAAACGGTACCTGTTCATGCGTAAACAAGCGAGGAACAACGCTCCGGGAGTCAGTGACCGGTGTATCGGAGTGCAAGGCGTTGAAGGAGTCGTTGATCGGTTGCCAAGCTTTGAATTGCTCACTGGAGTGCAGCTACGGGTACTCGGTAGATTCGCAAGGTTGCGAGCTATGCGAGTGCCGCGAACCGTGCAAGGAAGTGACCTGCGGAGACGAGCAGTCATGCGTGATGGTCGACGTGAACTGCGGCCGAGGAGAGTATTGCCCACCAGTGCCGGCTTGCCTGACGGCGAAGGCTGGCCAGTGTCCGTACCTAGTTCCACGTTCCTCTAGCTGCGAGCTCAAGTGCGGTAACGACCAGGAATGCCAGGGCGCCGAGAAATGCTGCTCGACGGGCTGCGGCACGCAGTGCGTCGCTCCCGTCGTCGCGACGGCGTGTCAACACGCTCGTGCGCTAGCCGAGCACGCTGCCCGGGAATCTGGCGAGCCGGCACGTCGACTCTACATTCCTAGGTGCGACTCTAACGGAGTTTTCGAGCCGGTTCAGTGCCACGGAGGTCTCTGCTGGTGCGTTGACGATGAGGGTCGAGAAGCGGCCGGCACCCGGGTACCGGAGGGAGTCGTCCCGCGCTGCAACAAGCCTCTGCACTGTCCGGAAGTCACCTGCACGCTCTCGTGCCCCGAGGGTTTGGCCCTGGACGCGGCCTCCGGGTGTCCAGTCTGCGCGTGTCGTGACCCCTGCAAGGACGTCGCCTGTCGCGGCGAGGGCGAGGCCTGCCGCATGGTCGAGGTCGCCTGTAGCGCTCCTCCGTGCCCGCCGGTTCCGGTCTGCCTTCCCAGGAAAGAGAATCCCTGCCCGAACGGCAACCCGCTTCTGGCTCCCGGTGGCGGGCCGGCGACCTGCGGACCTCGAGGATCGGCTTGCCCGTCGTCGCACAAGTGCGAACTCTCGCCACTCGACGAGTATGCGGTTTGCTGTCCCAAGCCCCGCGACGTGTGTTTCGAGGTGCCCCAGGAGACGTCCTGTCAAGGCAGAGAGGCCGGTGAGGCGGGCCGGTGGTACTTTGATCCAGAGCGAAACGAGTGCCGGCAGAGATCGGGCTGCGCTGTAGGACACAACGATTTCGCAAGCAAGATGATATGCGATGCGGTTTGCCCGGTTTTGTCACAATGCGAGAGGATCAGGGAGAGAAATTCCAGGTCCGCGCAGCGGCTAAAGCAGCCCACGTTCCTGCCAAGGTGCAACCCGGATAACGGTGCCTGGGAGCCGATTCAATGCCTGGATCATGTCGGGGTTTGCTGGTGCGTCGATAGGCACGGTGAACCGATGAAGGGCTCGCTGACCAGGGAGGCCGAACCCAAGTGCAACTTCAGGCAAGCCAGGAGGGGCCGCGGACCACCGGATATCGACGCGCTGATCAAGGAATACATGGAGCACTCCCTCATGGAACCGGAAACGCACGGCCGAGGGACCAGGTGCCAGCGCATGATGGAGGCTGGGCACATTACCGCCATTTGCGACAAGTTCGGCAGATTTGAGCCTACTCAGTGCGCCGGTACGCATTGCTGGTGCGTAGATGAGGCAGGAAATCAGATCAGCGAATCCGAACCGTTTCCGCAGGGATCGCGGATCTGTCGTAAGTGTTATAGCTAGTAGAGAAAGCGACGTCCGAGTGCGCCAATCTAATTAGCAAGTAGTCGCTGTGAAAACGCGCGACGTCATGTACCTCAAGCCGTTCCTGAAAACACATTTATAGTAGTAGCGTATGAATTAGATTTTTAATTGCgcaataaaattatcaaaagGACTTGGCAATGTGGACAATCTTTTACTAAAAActaagaaaatcaattttttaccaaaccTATTTCCTCGATTTATCAACGTAACTTTTATTTGCTTTTCAGTGCCAACTCCGGTCGAAGCGGTGGAGGTAACGCTGCATTTTCCGGGTCACTTTGAGCCTTCGGACGAGGCGAGATTGATTATGGCGGCGGAGACTCTGCTGCGAAAACTGGGCGGTAATCTGCGGGAACAAATCATTGCGGAAATAAAAGACGGCTCGGCTTCTCTCAGTTTCGAAATAACCGGACCGAACAAAGTGGACGTAGCGTTTCACCTGGAGGAGTTGACGAGGTCGCATAATTTGTCCCTGATCAACTCGACGGTCGATGCGACGGCCTCGCGGTTCCACCACAGGGCGGTTCCCCAATTTCCTAATGCTAGGATCGTCGCCCTAGAGCAGAGGGAAATTGTCACCGAGGTGAATTTGCCCTTTTACCAGACGGCCACTGTCGTTCTCGGTGCCGCGAGCGCCTTCGTCATCTGCAGTCTCCTTATACTATTGATGATCTACCGGAGAAAGGTGAGCCGATAACGAAAGCGGGAACGCGAAGTTAGAGAGTAGCACCcctgatgaaaataatactatgaatttctatgaaaatttttacgaatttttaccgaaatttCGATGCAAAAGTATAGGATTTGGGCCAAttcatagtttttgaatttggattttgtaaaaattcgtagtTATTCGTAGATCATAATATTTAACTCAcgatcagaaaataaaaagatcaGTCTTCGGACGTAGACCCGAACTTTGCTAGGAAGTTAACTAGTCTGCAATAAGTTtgtaataagtaaaaaaaaaatacgattttttacaaatttttacgagTTGCCCTTTTTTCTAGTTTGTCACAGACTTCACTCTCACCGGGAAAGTTGTAGTGAGTCAAGTGTAATTCTGTTCGCATTCTTCGGTTTTTTCATTAGCCTCGTTAAATCGTGTTGTAGATGAACGTGAAAGATCCGTCAAAGACGCTGCCTCTGGATCAGCGATTTTTGGCCCACAACCATCAGCCGGTTTACGTTATTTCCGGTTTAGAAAAGGAtgagaaggagaaggaagCCGCAATGAGTCAACTTCACGAGGGTCTTAAACTCTCGGAAACAGCGGCGCCCGCGTGAGCCATCGACCATCTCTGAGCTTTGACGCAGAAGCTGGAAAAATTCGATTATGGATTATTTATTCGAAGTAAAATTCTCGACAAAATCGTATAATTGTCACATGCGATGAGAATTCACTTATACACCCAAAATTCGCGCAAATCAAATCATCATGTATCGATAATTATAGATTATACTCTCTCTTTACGATTGCGCATTGCGTAAACTCATGATTATTGTAATGAatagaagaaaattatttctgttcTGTGAGGCtagaaatagatttttttttctgttagtGGATAAGAAAAGGTGTAAATATTAGACTGCACTGTATTATCGCTAAAcgtaatttaaatttctttgcCGTTCGTTGTTATGTGCGTAGGGCAGAGCAGTTGGATTTGAGAAAACTAGATTTCGGTTTTTCCGTTCTGATGCGCTGCTGATACAAAATATCGATCAGACAATATTATTACGTAAAATTCCAGTAGTAGGATTATTGTATACACATACGATCAACGAACTTGAAGAAATACAGCATATCcataaattttctataaatatacTACGAATATACACATATTCGAACACTGTGTAGTATAGAAACCGGAATTACCAGTGACAACTTCCTGCTCGACGATTTGAAAACGTATGGATCAGGCATCTAGCATAAAGTTgatgtaatttatttatttgactAACACTTCGATGATGATGTTCTAATAAAATTAGCTTTATTAATTTACACGATGATTGCCTCGCTTTTATTGTCATTCATCGCCCATTCCTGTTCCTTCAAAGATCATCATGTTTAAAAAACCCGTCATCCGCGGGAATATTGATCGGCGGCCGTCCACTCGCGTTGCTTGGCGACAATATTGTACACATAAGCATGTGCATCACAACTTGAAACCTGACAAATTCGACCGACATCATTCAGTGGATacgataatgaaaatttgaagcaaCATTCACACCGGCGAATGTCAAAATTCTCACTCCCGAAGTATGGGTGTTACATTAACCGAAAGATTCACCGCCAGTTTTGATGTGCAGTAAATAATATCGAACGAGGTAAGCGTCGCAGTTTAATGAAAGGTAGGGTCACTTATTCATTAACTAAAAACACCGTCGATCGGTATaaaatcggtaaaacaggATCGAAAAGAATCTAAGGATCTATAAGAATTCGTTTCGAAACTTCTAcacgtatttcttttttagaaATGACAAGATGTAACCGTTGCAACTATAACAATCGGCTGAAAAGCTCAGGTATGAGATTGCACTTTCATTACACCAGCTATAATCTAACTCTGATGGGGTAATTTGTGTAATTTATCTGCTCGCACAGCTTACAACCCGTCCGGGCAGCGCCACGAGGTACAATTGACGACGTACAACGCGATGACTAATCACCTTCGCAGAGTCCTGCTGGCGAAGAGCGTCGTGGACTGTGGAAAAGTCGACGGGGTCTCGAAGAAAAACGGAAGACGAACGAAAACGTCGGCGAGGGGGCGAGAGGTCCGGACGGCGAAGGAGTCTCTTTCGCAAAACGTCATCGACAGGCTCGCCTATGACACGAAGTATCATCCAAACGTGCGTGCGTTTAAAGAtctgaaatttggaaattctcTTACTAATAATCTATGAGACATCAGGAATTATCCAGgatgaattattatatacattcaGGGTGTCTAGTGTCAATGAGGTATCCAAATTTCCCGACATTTCCCTGATAGCTAGACACCCTGGTAATACAGTTTCTTTCGTCTTTCGTGGTGTTTATCTTTATATTTCGCTAAACATCAAACCTGCAACTGACCAAAACACGATTTTTCCTTCACCAAAAGATTCCAGGACCTTTCTAGAATTCCAGCATTCGTGGCAAATATCGTATCGTCTTCTCTTCAGGTGGTAGCGAAGATGAGCTGGCGGCACGACAGACTATCTTCCAGATTTTTCTCCAGGGAGAGAAGCGATCGGTCAACTTCGCCCGATGCAAGCGACGATTCCAGCCTCCAGGACCGTCGAGTTTCACCGAAACACTCCGAGGAAGATCTTTGCGCGATTTGCGCTGCTCGATTAACGTCGTCTCCGAAGCGGACAGAGAATTCGGGCTCAGCGTTCCGTGGCAGCCTGAAGGAGTCGAAAATTTGCCGCATCTCAATGCCACGGTAACTTCTCGCTGATTAAGGTATTATTGGACTTATATTTCCAATCAAAAGTTACTCTCGGTGAGAATATTGAACACTTCGCGATgagataaaaatgtgaaaaaaatcattgtaaatttCGTTAtaagattgattttttttaccaattttttttattatcgcgaagtgttcaatattttcccTGTGACTCTCTTTGATTAGGAATATCCGTCCAATGAGACCTCGAATTCGCAGCTAGACGATGATGAAGTTATACGTAGTTGACGAGTTGATTTCCGTCATCAGCGTGACATCGTTCTCGGAAATATCTTGTCCCGAAACGCCTGAGTTCGGGGTCTGCGTTCCCAGGCCAACGTCGAGCGTCAGCTTCGAGGGATTTTCCAGCAGCAGCGAGGTCTCGATGTACGTTAATTTCGTCTACGACATGACCAAGGAGATAATGGACATGGGCTACTACGTGGACAAGGATATCGAGGCGGTGTTTGCACGGCATTTCGAGAAGAACTTGGGGCGGTTGAACAAAGTATATAGCAAAGTCGCTTTTTTCCCTTGCAGCCTTTTCTCTTGGCGATGTCCTGCGAAAATATTATTGAGTCATTTcaaatcaaaatatatatcTGAGGCCTAGAGCTTCtcgtgatatatatatatatatattcaagtCGAAAATCTTATTCCGAATGACTAAGTCATAAAATTCCAAAGATGCGGCagtaaatattattactattattattgtattgtcATTTCATTCaggaaaaaatgttgcaaGAGATTAACTGTCTGAAAAGGGCTCTGAGCGTAAACTGCGAgtccgacgacgacgaggaagTCGATGTAGTAGTCAGCAGCTGTGGGCGATTGCTTTGCTCGGCGACCAGCCTTCCCAGGACTTCCGGTACCCTGAAGGATTTCAAGGAGAGGGTGAAGCAAGACCCAGTCTCCGGCATGAAGTGCGAATCTTTGGTATCTGTGGAAAATAAATCTGCAGCTATTATCGTTACTCAAGAGGACGTGATAAATACTTTGTTAGACATGGATTTGAAACCCGACAAGGCAGAGGAGATTTGTAAAACTTTGAAGAATAGGAGTAAGGAGCAGACTTTCGGACAGGTAAATGCGAGCAACCTGGAACTCGATGCACGCTGTGATAGAAAAAAGTGAAGCCAAGCATCGTTTCTTTCATGCACAAATATTCTGAATCCAATACGCAACTACCGCATGTCTTAGCACAGTTATATCATAGTTGCGCAATTATAAAACCTATTGTAATTAATAAACGTATAAGTTtttatgaatttaattttgattaaGCTCATTCCATAAATGCATGAAGCGAGGTATTTTCGAATACCGTGTCATTCCACGCCgtgataaaatgaatttcCTATTAAACAGAACAGAGATTGGAACAGTCGCAATAATATTCAGCCGAGTGCTTACAGTTCGCTTTGCCAACTGCAGCCAAGGTACGAAATTCCAATGGATATTAATAAATGAATCCAGATGTTGGTCAGaatattttgacaaaaatttttcagcgcTCCAATAAAGTCGACAGTGCCTAACGCGGAAACGTCTCGAATGCGTGACTTAAATACATATGAGAACGGGTTACTTGACGATCTGTGCAGTGCTACTGACGGAGGAGAGGCAATAGAAGCAGATCGTGCGGTTGACCAAAAAGCCGATGCTGCCTCGGTCATTGCAGaatctgaaacaaagaaaagtacaggTATTAAATTCTGTTTCAATATCCAAACAGTACATAATATCACGAAAAATCTTTGAACCATTTAAGACGCATTGTATtagaataaatatttctctgCTTTTGATGACTTTGTAGTTGAATAAAGATTAACAGTATTTTGGGTATCGTGAAACAATAATAGTCGGACAAATATTTACCAAAGAAAATGTTTCTAGACGATAGTCGATTGGAGTCAGACAACACAGAGCAAAGGTGTCTCAACGTGAACTCTGACCTTGTTGACGACTCAAAAGTGATCGAGCTCTCCAAGGAGATAGAATCTCAATCTAATCGGAATGCGAATAGTACTTTCGGCTCTGGCCAACCGTTAATCCTGCAAGACGAATGAATTAGAAAAGAATACAGTGTTCCAGTATGTTAATTTAAGCGAATATCAACCTACCGTAAATCTTATATTGACAATAGATCAATGATAGAAATATCGCAGCAAGATTTGTTCCAGAGTACGTTAATTAACAATCGTTGGAATCAACTTATTGGACTGAAAAGAATAGATCGCTAGACCTAAATTAGCCTAATCTATGAATAAGAGAAATAgatgaatgtaaaaattacacgtatacAAGATAATTGGATATTTATTACGAGGAAATTGTAATATTCATTTACGAATGATACATTTTGATtcacgtatgtacgtatacattgCAGGCTCACAatgttataatataatataatacctaTTACCAAAAGTGCCTGCGCTGTATCGTGTGCGTGAGATGTAGAGAGACAGAAGGAAAactatattaaaaaaaaaaaaaaaacaatagcaaaaacaaaaaagtagTTTAACGAAAAGAcagaaagtttttttctcgAGTCACTAATCAACTGCTATCTCGCTTagcatatttcaatttatattcaacagcaataaaatatatatagtgaaaaaatatatatcaacaCGCatcgtattatttattttctttttggtGACAATGAAGCCGACGGCTGTTGTCATCTAACTGTATCCATACACGGTATGCGTATATGGTATATCTGTTTTAAGTATAAGTACGTATATAACTACGTAGTACGTATgataagttgaaaaaaatattatacagacAGGATAAACGAATACAGAATATTGTACACAACATCACGTGCGTGATATAACGTATCGTTCCAAATATAAGCAGATGTTTGTTGGTCGTCCTCGTCTTATATGCAGACCCGTCTTATGTGCTGGTAACTAAGAAAAATATCCTGAAACACTGTCTTAGAATCGGTGGTCGCTTTATACTTGGAAAAATACGCTATAtacctttatttttttttttttaaatactacTAATCTAAGAGTACGCATTGATTCGTACGAGTTTTGTAtgtgaatatatgtatgtgtattatTCTAAGATAAaccattaaaaaaatagaatataaatatatatacgattttttttttcgaaaatatctatatacatattatattctctttctttcttcgcaTCTTTTTGTTTTGATCTTTTCACCTTTTCTCTACACTTTCTCTCAATTTTATAGTAAATGACGCGCATGTATTAAGCGTGCTCCTGCCTTTGTACATACACGTCTCGATATATATCTAAATTATCTACGAGATATCTTCAAGTAAATTGTATTTCTGGAATTAAATATATGAGCCGATATGGTTCATTCGTCTTGCTATAATTACCATTACCGATtaaacatgaaaataataatatttcaacaacGTTTTGTAATTCAAGTACGAATATCTGTCCGTTTACCGTACACTGCAATTGGTTCGGATGATCGCGTCATAATAGAGGGGAAAACCGTGAATGACTaagtatattatgtataagaAAAGAAACTGAGACAACCACTCTTACGAATCATTACCTTGAAAGGAAATGACGTGGATTAAGCGTAACAAGGAAGtggtaagaaaataaaaatatagtaaGTACAGAATGACGaggaaaatagagaaaaaagaagtgCGACATGGCTAATCTACAACCTTCGACATTTTCAAGACTTACGTCGCTGAACGAAACATACCGCAGAGTGTTTGTTTTATATGTGAATTAACCGATGATGAATCAAGTACctatgttatacgtatattataagaAATTTATAACTAATAACAGTCTAGTATTGCAGTCGCCCAAATTGTTCGTTGGTTCTGGCTTCAGTTAAAAAAGATCCCGATATCCGAATTGAGAAAAAGTCTCTTTAAGAATCGAACTTGCGCAAGTCGAAGCTTTGAAAGAGCACTCCGTACGCGTTCAAAGGATTTGAAAACAGATTTTTGACAACTCTTCGAAAAATACTTTGTACATTCTATAACGATGTGTTTAAGTAATCATCTACTTTAgtcgagaaagagaaagaaaaacgactTAATAATAATCAGAAAAGTATAACAAGTCCTACAATAATATATCGATGCTTCAAAGTATCATCACACATCatttgttcgatttttcatttactttttccCCTTTACCCGTTAAGTTAtctaattcaaatttt
Coding sequences:
- the LOC107220585 gene encoding uncharacterized protein LOC107220585 isoform X3; translation: MTRSIIQTFQDLSRIPAFVANIVSSSLQVVAKMSWRHDRLSSRFFSRERSDRSTSPDASDDSSLQDRRVSPKHSEEDLCAICAARLTSSPKRTENSGSAFRGSLKESKICRISMPRVTSFSEISCPETPEFGVCVPRPTSSVSFEGFSSSSEVSMYVNFVYDMTKEIMDMGYYVDKDIEAVFARHFEKNLGRLNKEKMLQEINCLKRALSVNCESDDDEEVDVVVSSCGRLLCSATSLPRTSGTLKDFKERVKQDPVSGMKCESLVSVENKSAAIIVTQEDVINTLLDMDLKPDKAEEICKTLKNRSKEQTFGQNRDWNSRNNIQPSAYSSLCQLQPSAPIKSTVPNAETSRMRDLNTYENGLLDDLCSATDGGEAIEADRAVDQKADAASVIAESETKKSTDDSRLESDNTEQRCLNVNSDLVDDSKVIELSKEIESQSNRNANSTFGSGQPLILQDE
- the LOC107220585 gene encoding uncharacterized protein LOC107220585 isoform X1 produces the protein MTRCNRCNYNNRLKSSAYNPSGQRHEVQLTTYNAMTNHLRRVLLAKSVVDCGKVDGVSKKNGRRTKTSARGREVRTAKESLSQNVIDRLAYDTKYHPNVVAKMSWRHDRLSSRFFSRERSDRSTSPDASDDSSLQDRRVSPKHSEEDLCAICAARLTSSPKRTENSGSAFRGSLKESKICRISMPRVTSFSEISCPETPEFGVCVPRPTSSVSFEGFSSSSEVSMYVNFVYDMTKEIMDMGYYVDKDIEAVFARHFEKNLGRLNKEKMLQEINCLKRALSVNCESDDDEEVDVVVSSCGRLLCSATSLPRTSGTLKDFKERVKQDPVSGMKCESLVSVENKSAAIIVTQEDVINTLLDMDLKPDKAEEICKTLKNRSKEQTFGQNRDWNSRNNIQPSAYSSLCQLQPSAPIKSTVPNAETSRMRDLNTYENGLLDDLCSATDGGEAIEADRAVDQKADAASVIAESETKKSTDDSRLESDNTEQRCLNVNSDLVDDSKVIELSKEIESQSNRNANSTFGSGQPLILQDE
- the LOC107220585 gene encoding uncharacterized protein LOC107220585 isoform X2, giving the protein MTRCNRCNYNNRLKSSAYNPSGQRHEVQLTTYNAMTNHLRRVLLAKSVVDCGKVDGVSKKNGRRTKTSARGREVRTAKESLSQNVIDRLAYDTKYHPNVVAKMSWRHDRLSSRFFSRERSDRSTSPDASDDSSLQDRRVSPKHSEEDLCAICAARLTSSPKRTENSGSAFRGSLKESKICRISMPRVTSFSEISCPETPEFGVCVPRPTSSVSFEGFSSSSEVSMYVNFVYDMTKEIMDMGYYVDKDIEAVFARHFEKNLGRLNKEKMLQEINCLKRALSVNCESDDDEEVDVVVSSCGRLLCSATSLPRTSGTLKDFKERVKQDPVSGMKCESLVSVENKSAAIIVTQEDVINTLLDMDLKPDKAEEICKTLKNRSKEQTFGQNRDWNSRNNIQPSAYSSLCQLQPSAPIKSTVPNAETSRMRDLNTYENGLLDDLCSATDGGEAIEADRAVDQKADAASVIAESETKKNDSRLESDNTEQRCLNVNSDLVDDSKVIELSKEIESQSNRNANSTFGSGQPLILQDE